The window GGTTGGCCTTTACCAGAGCGTCAAGCTCCGTTATCCCGCAGTCGGCACCGAATGCAAAGATGGTTTCGTACTCCGGGCCTTCGGTATCCCGGACACTGTAGGGACCTTCAGGTACATCGGACTTTCTTCCACAGACAATCGGGCAGCCCCAGCACCCTCCACGACCTGTAAGGTACTTTTTGACCAGGGTCTCTCCACTCTGTTCGTCGGCATCAGGGAAGTAGGCTTCCTGGAAGTTCCGGGTCGGATAAGCCCCACTTTCGTTGAGGATATTCACAAGAACCGCAGTCCCATATGTGTGAAGTCCTCCCTTTGGGCCCGTAATCGGATTTTCCTTGATTTTCGCCATGGATTCGACTACCCGCTCTTTCAGGAGTTCGGGGTTTGCAGGCTCAACTCTCTGGCTCCCGGAAACCACGATCGCCTTTAATTTCTTGCTGCCCATGACAGCCCCAAGCCCGGTCCTGCCTGCGGTCCTGTACTTGTCGTTCATAATTCCGGAAAAGGGGACAAGGTTTTCTCCGGCAGGTCCGATACAGGCAACTGAGGTTTTCTTCGGATCTCCTGTCCTTTCAGTCAGCTCGTCCGTTACCGCATGGACTGTCATTCCCCAGAGTTCCGGAGCTGGCACAAGTTTGGCTTTTCCGTCCACGATGCTCAGGTAGACTGGCTCTTTTGAAATTCCCCGGACAATAACTACGTCATAACCCGCAAACTTCAGGAAAGGCCCCCATTTTCCTCCTGCATTCCCGCTTCCAACGGTCCCTGTCTGCGGAGATTTGCTGCATACGATATGGTAACGCCCGCTTGTGGGAACTTTCTGTCCTGTGGCAGGTCCGGTTGCAAACACAAGCAGGTTATCAGGGTCAAAGGGCTGCATGTCCGGTCTGAACTCATTGTATACGAGTTTCAGGCCGAGCCCTTTGCCTCCAAGGTACATCTTTGCCATTTCTTCATCAAGCGGTGAGTCTTTAAGCTCGCCGCTGTCAAGGTCAACTTCCAGAATCTTTCCAGTATAGCCCCCAAGCATGTGATTCCTCCGGTCTGGTATTTTTAAGATTAAGGATATAGCAGCCTTTCCGGCTCACTTTATCCGGCTCACTTATCCAGCTTGCTTTGTCAAAAGCTTCTTGTTCGACCACGTTTTCCAGCCGTGTGTTAAAAAAATTTTGATGTGTGGTCGAAACTCCATTAAAATAAATTTGAATACATAATATATTTGAATATATATCTAATTATTTATGTTGAAGTTCCTTAATATACTTATTCACGCTTTAGTTATGTATTCATGTCTTACATCGGCTCGCGTAATTTTCGGCACTTTTCCCCACATTCCGATGTACTCTCCCTGGATCACGAGTGCGCCTTTAATTCCTGGCACGTCTTTTACAGCCTTAAATGAAGCTTCAACAGATTCTCTTCCGATTCCCACCTCATTCCCCAGTGCTGTTGCCGCTGCATCCGCAAGAGAAACGTCATCGGAAAACACTGCCGCCGCATCAGCCATCCCAAAACTGATTGAAGGGCCGACTGTCCCTGCCGAGGTGCAGATCCCTGTAATCGAGTCCCTGGGCTCGAAAATTAATCCCAGGTTTTTAATCGGAGACTGCCCTGCATAGATCCCGACCACAACTTGCCGGTCATTGATAAGTGCAATGTCTCCGCCGTTATCGACAATAGCATATTTTGCTCCTGCTTTTACCATTGCTTCTAATGCAAGGGCAGAAATCGTGCCTGCAACCGCACTCATTGGCCCTATTCCCATTGTGTTTCCTGCTTTTACCATCCTGCGGACGACTTCAGGGGCGTTTTTTGGACAGGCGTAGGGTTCGAGAGTTATCTGAAAATAAGGGTCGGAAAGGATGTAGGTTTCAAGAGCTGCTCTATGGCTTCTGATGGCTTCTTTTGCGGCTTCGATGTGAGCCTGGGCATCGGCTGCGATTGTAACTATGGTTTCCTTGAGCTGGAAGTGCTCTTTGATGACGGGCTTTACATGCCTTTTTTCAAGTCCTTTTTCTGGTTCGTTCGCAGGCTCTTTAGCGGGTTCTTTAGCGGGTTCTTTAGCGGGTTCTGGCATGTTGCTCTGTAAGGAAGTTATGGCTTAAAAAAGAAGTGCTTTTTGTGTCTGATTTTTTTGTGTCTGGTTTATTAGGTCTGGAGAGGAATATAGTTTTCAAGGCAGGGGGAGTTTTTGCGCTTTTGTTGAAATCCCGTACAACCTGAATAGTCGTCTTTAACCGTTTTTGTCCCGAGCGAAGCGAGGCCTGAGCAGGTAGTAAAGTAAAAGGAAAAAGGTAATAAATCAAAGTTGAATGATCAGTTAGGGTTGCAAATTATTTAAAAAAATGAGCCTGTAAATGCATTTTGTTGGGTGCAAATACAGCTGTTTTCCGGGTTTCTGCGGCTATTAATCCCGAAGGCTCATGATAGGGTCCCCTGTGAGGACAGGACCAGAACATCTCCGCCTTTCACGTCTGTTTCGAACCCGTTCAGATACCCGATGTCCCTTCCGTTCAGCATTATCCTTACTTTCGGGGTTTCACTTTCATCACCGATGGTAACAGCATAGAAATCATGCCCGTAATTGTAGGCCAGAGCAAAAAGGACAGTTTGTACGGTATCTCCTTTCCCTATCTTAACTGAAATTTCCTGCTGCCTCGTTATCTCCTGCACGGATTCAAGAAACTTTACCAGCATTATCATTGTTGACCCCTTCGTAATTATGTGTGGGCTCGTAAATAAGAGTAAGCAAGCTTTCGTAAGAGTGAGGGGGCTTTTCATGATTGTATGGAGCTAAAATGGTGGGTAGTAAACGTTGTTGTGCAGTTTATACCACGTTTTTGATCACTTTTGCGGGCGTGGGTACAGGTATCGTTTAGATTTTAGCCATTTTTCGGGTTTCTGAATCTTCTTTTCTTTCTTCAACTTTGTGGAAAGACCGGTCGCTGGAAGCGACCGTGAACCTGCGCCGGAAATATGGAAAAGGGCGAACCCTGCTGTCTATGGGAGTACTCACTCATGAATTCTTGAATCCCTGCAAGCAGGATAGAATTCTGACAAAAATAGTCATGAGCCTTTCATGACCAGGTTTTTTCAAAAAAAGAGGAATGGCGGAGTTTTAAGGGATTTTTCCGCCTTATTTTAAGAACTCTATAAATAATCTGACCTAACCAGTTAAAAAAGTTAGAACTGCAGTTTCTTCATCCGCTCTACAGCTTCTTTTATCCTCTCGACCGGCTTGGTGAGGGCAAACCTGATGTAACCTTCGCCAGCGTCTCCGAAGCCGACTCCAGGGGTTGCGACGATTCCGGCTTCTTCAAGCAGGAGTTTTGCAAAACTGATTGAGGTAAAGCCTTTCGGGACAGGAGCCCAGATGTAGAAGGTGGCTTTTGGCGGCTTTACTTCTAGGCCCATGGCTTTGAGCCCTTCGATAAGGGCATTGCGCCTTTCTTCGTAGACCAGGTTGGTATCGTCAACACAGGCCTGGGAAGAGGAAAGTGCTGCAATGCCTGCGATCTGGATCGCATCAAAGACGCCAGAGTCCACGTTGGACTTAACTTTCCCGAGCCCTTTTATAAGGGCTTTGTTTCCGACTGCAAACCCGAGCCTCCAGCCGGTCATATTGTAGGTCTTGGAGTGAGAGTAAAGCTCCAGCCCGATGCCCATTGCGCCTTTTGCTGCAAGGAAAGAGGGAGCCTCGTATCCATCGTAGGTCATCTGGCAGTAGGCATTGTCGTGCACTGCAATAATGTCGTTTTTCTTGCAGAACTCAACGACCTTTTCAAAGAATGCCATGTCAGCGGTTGCTGCAGTCGGGTTGTTGGGGTAGTTGAAGAAGAAGAGTTTCGCCTTTTTCAGGACATCTGCCGGAATCGAGTCAAGGTCAGGCAGGAAATTATTCTCAGCTTTTAGTGGAAGTGGGTAAGGTTCTCCATCCGCAAAAAGAGTCCCTATCTTGTAGACAGGATACCCTGGCTCGGTATAGAGCACGACATCTCCGGGGTTGACAAAGGCGAGAGGGATATGTGCAACCGCTTCCTTTGATCCTATCAGGGGGATTACCTCAGTTGCAGGGTCAAGCTCAATCCCCTTATATTTCTTACACCATTCAGCCGCAGCTTTCCGAAACTCCGGCATCCCCGCATAAGAAGGATACTGATGTGTCTTCGGGTCAAGAACAGCCTTGCGCATTGCCTCAACAATGTGCGGATGTGTCGGCAGATCAGGATCTCCCACGCCGAGATCGATTACGTCAACACCCTTTGCAAGCATTTCATCCTTGGCTTCATCAATCGTTGCAAAAAGATATGGCGGTAATGCGTTTATGCGGTCAGAATACATTGGAAAAGTCACCTGAATATGATTATGGGTGTGTGAGTCTGCATAGTTACGGTGTTGGGAATATTAAAAGGTATGGGAAGGAGAGTTTAATTATTGAAAATAGGACTCTCACAATTCCAGCAGTATAACTCAGCCTTACTGGGTCCCAAACTCTTACTAATGAGTATATCTGAATCACAGTTTCTGAATCACAGTTTAGGCATCCAGATAATTTTTCTTCAAAGAATTCAAGTATCGGCATTTTTGAATTAATCATTCTAGTTATTTTTGGTCGTCTGTCATTTGTTGATTGATATTAACCAAAAATACTCAAAATACGGTTTACAACTATTCTTTTCTCATGTTTTTAGCACTGCCGTGGCCTGTCTGTTGTGTGAGCATATAAAGGCAAGCAAAAGCCATGTTTGAGACTGTGTCATGGAAACCTCAATCAGGTATTGATGGACGACCAATAATTGTGTACACAATAATATTTAACATTAATCAATAATGCTTCTGGAGCTAGTTTGCCTGATTTCAGAGCTAAGAGCTTGTTGTTGTGTAAACAACTCCTGTCTCAGTAATCAGTGGAATTATCATTATTGCATCAATAATTATTATTTAAACAATAATCTTTAACATAACCGCCTATTACCCACGATTATTCACTTCAAAACAACTTTTCCCAGCAATACTCGCGCAGATTTATATAGAAAATATTTAGACTGATATTGGAAACGAAAGATTACTT is drawn from Methanosarcina lacustris Z-7289 and contains these coding sequences:
- a CDS encoding UPF0280 family protein gives rise to the protein MPEPAKEPAKEPAKEPANEPEKGLEKRHVKPVIKEHFQLKETIVTIAADAQAHIEAAKEAIRSHRAALETYILSDPYFQITLEPYACPKNAPEVVRRMVKAGNTMGIGPMSAVAGTISALALEAMVKAGAKYAIVDNGGDIALINDRQVVVGIYAGQSPIKNLGLIFEPRDSITGICTSAGTVGPSISFGMADAAAVFSDDVSLADAAATALGNEVGIGRESVEASFKAVKDVPGIKGALVIQGEYIGMWGKVPKITRADVRHEYITKA
- a CDS encoding LL-diaminopimelate aminotransferase, producing MYSDRINALPPYLFATIDEAKDEMLAKGVDVIDLGVGDPDLPTHPHIVEAMRKAVLDPKTHQYPSYAGMPEFRKAAAEWCKKYKGIELDPATEVIPLIGSKEAVAHIPLAFVNPGDVVLYTEPGYPVYKIGTLFADGEPYPLPLKAENNFLPDLDSIPADVLKKAKLFFFNYPNNPTAATADMAFFEKVVEFCKKNDIIAVHDNAYCQMTYDGYEAPSFLAAKGAMGIGLELYSHSKTYNMTGWRLGFAVGNKALIKGLGKVKSNVDSGVFDAIQIAGIAALSSSQACVDDTNLVYEERRNALIEGLKAMGLEVKPPKATFYIWAPVPKGFTSISFAKLLLEEAGIVATPGVGFGDAGEGYIRFALTKPVERIKEAVERMKKLQF
- a CDS encoding aldehyde ferredoxin oxidoreductase family protein, producing MLGGYTGKILEVDLDSGELKDSPLDEEMAKMYLGGKGLGLKLVYNEFRPDMQPFDPDNLLVFATGPATGQKVPTSGRYHIVCSKSPQTGTVGSGNAGGKWGPFLKFAGYDVVIVRGISKEPVYLSIVDGKAKLVPAPELWGMTVHAVTDELTERTGDPKKTSVACIGPAGENLVPFSGIMNDKYRTAGRTGLGAVMGSKKLKAIVVSGSQRVEPANPELLKERVVESMAKIKENPITGPKGGLHTYGTAVLVNILNESGAYPTRNFQEAYFPDADEQSGETLVKKYLTGRGGCWGCPIVCGRKSDVPEGPYSVRDTEGPEYETIFAFGADCGITELDALVKANHLCDELGLDTISMGGTIACAMELVEKGKIPAEKLYGMNLRFGDPGSMIEAIWRTAYRAGIGADLALGSRALAEKYGAPEFSMAVKGMELPAYDPRSIQGIGLNYATANRGGDHVYGYMISPEILGLPLKLDPYAVEDKPKWTIILQDLTSAINSSVVCLFTSFALGLPEYAGMMAAITGFDLDADKLLKLGERVTNLERLMNNRYGLDRNEDILPKRLTEEPIPSGPSKGQVSHVPEMIDEYYRLRGWVDGKPTEEKLKELGIV
- a CDS encoding MoaD/ThiS family protein; translated protein: MIMLVKFLESVQEITRQQEISVKIGKGDTVQTVLFALAYNYGHDFYAVTIGDESETPKVRIMLNGRDIGYLNGFETDVKGGDVLVLSSQGTLS